From the genome of Rana temporaria chromosome 8, aRanTem1.1, whole genome shotgun sequence:
GCAGAACATGTCTGAAGGTTATGTTCCCATTTTTTGCGAAAGTCAGAGTCCACGTTGTCTAACAATGGGAAGATCTGGATACGGAGCCCGTAAGGGTTAATATCCTCTCGCAGATACTTCTCAAAGCTATCAACGTGCCAAAAAAGAGCCGCCTTTTTCTCCACTAATCTACCAAGTTGGTTACACAAAGAGGAGAGCTCAGATTGTATGGCTTCTCCCTTGTGATGGTTAGTGGAGTAACCTTTCATAAGTTCTTCCCACTCACTGCCCTGAAACATGATGAGTACTATGGGTCAAAAGCTGCACCTAGTATCAAAATCGCCAGATACCAAAAGCAAAAATTAGTAATGAAATTATATGAACGAAAATGACAACAAAGTTATTGTATTCCAAAAAACAGAGAAATTACAATATTATTCCAagggaataaaaaacaaaatagatgGAAATCAAGCAGAGATGTAAGAGACGGGGGATAGAAGATGGGAGTAAGCCACCTTCATGGGTATTTACTACCCTATATACGAAAGCATAAATGGAACATCTCAGTGTGATTTCCAGAAgttgccaacacccctggtaAACAGGAAAATGTGGAGAGACCCCCTAAATGGGGCTTTAAAGgcaacaaaaatatgtagtagtcaTAGTAGTCAAAAAATGAAGTATTTTAATATACAAAGTAGAAATTATACAAAATGAAAATTATACAtataaattgtttaaaaacagTACATGGATGGGTGTCATTAAAAAGTAACATCCATGAAGACGTAcacggccctacgcgtttcggattacccttcatcaggggccgaaATGTGTGTAGTCAACATATATAGGAACCACTTttctaaaaaacagaaaaaatacatatgttacaaatattacaaaaatgaaaaatggcaataaatacaTCAAAAGGTGCAGATAAAAACACATACCACTCACAGCGTTTAATCAACCCTGCGCATCCCAGAAAAGGACACCACTGTTAGGACGCAGAAGATTCCTCTGGATGGAAAATAGGAGGAAGGAAGCCGGCGGTGCAGAATCGCATATAGCAAGATCTCAAGCCCTTATAGTCCCAAAGTGACATGTAATAATATACAAAACCTGTCTATAAATAAGGGACAGGATGAGTATGAATATAGTTAAATACTAAACCATTTACAAAAAGAaatatctaaaatatatataaataactgcATACCTGAGGTTTGCAGAAGTGTGTCCCACCTCAAACCTTTTGTACTGCACCTCCCATCTTATATAAAGGATACCATCCACCTCTTACAAAAAATCCAGCATTTCAAAGTATCTCCAGGAGCACTACTGGTAGCGATCGATGTGGAGGCTCTTTATAGCTCAATCCCACATTCTTTGGGATTATCTGCTATGAAGAACATTCTCCTCCCCATTTTTCGGGGAGATCGTAGGCTTGGGGAATTTCTCATTATGTCACTTGAATTTATACTTTATCACGGCGTTTTTTCTTTTgatggctcccacttcctccaggtacagggggttgcgatggggacttcttgtgccccatcgtatgccaacctgtacctgggggagtgggagaagcTATTTTTGACCAGCACCCCTGTACAACCCTTCATTCATCTTGTATCGGGATGGTACCGATACATAGATGATGTTCTTATGATCTGGGAGGGTTCCATTCCAGAGCTTGAGCTGTTCATGACCATCATGAACCGCAATGATTTCAACCTCAAATTCACAATGAATTTTAGTAGCTCTAGAATTGCCTTTCTTGATGTTACCTTGATTAAAGGTCCTGATGGGACCATGTCAACGGGGCTTCACAGAAAACCCACAGCGGGTAACACCATTTTAcacgccaccagtgcccacccttCTCCATTAATAAAATCAATACCTTATAGCCAATACCTGCGCCTTAAGCGAAATTGTTCGACGCAAGAAGATTTCCTTCTAGAGGCGGCAGGATTAAGAGATAGGCTATTACTCAGAGGTTATTCTAAGAAAAACTTAAAAAGATCTTTTCAACGTGCCAATGGGCATTTACGGCCACTCCTTTTGACTAACAAAGAAAAGAAGTCCTCTGATAACAACGAGGGTGTTAGGATAATCACCAAATACCACACCCAACATCAAGTAACTAGAAATATTTTGAAACGGTTTTGGCATTTGCTTTTGATCGATCCCCAATTGGGACCGTTCGTATCAAAGGAACCGTCGATTACGTATCGCCGAGCCCAATCACTTAGGGACCATCTCGTGACAAGCGAGTATAAAGGTACCTTTAGATGTGATCCATGTAAGAGGAAAGGCACCTTCACTTGTGGAGGGTGCTCTATTTGCCGTTATATCAATTCCGATCGGCAAATTGTTCTACCTAATGGTCAGCTCCATAAACCCAGACACTATGCCAATTGCAAAACCTTTGGTGTAGTGTATTTGCTAACTTGCCATTGCAAGAGGTTTTATGTGGGCAAGACCAAACTACCCTTCCACAAACGGGCATCCCGTCATCTGCATGCCATGCGTACGGCCAATCCTGATCTACCCCTCGGGCGTCATATTCTGACTGAACACGATGGACACTTTCTTGGGGTCAAATTTTTGATCCTTGACAGAGTCCATCCTAACCCCAGAGGGGGTGATTGGAACAAAATTCTGTTACAACTCGAAACCCGTTGGATTGCGGAGCTAGAGGCCAACCACCCTCCGGGTCTAAATGAACAGATTAGCTTTAGACCCTTCTTGGAGGGCTTTTCATCTGGGGGGTGTGAGAAAGATTGATATGAGATTAAATTGTTTGGTGTTTTTGCttctttgtattttgtattttgcatTCCATGTTTCTCGTTTTTTTGCTTTCATCTTTGTGCTCATATTGATGATTTATATATTTACTATCATGTCCTTGTATCCCCTGCGCATTCCCATTTTTGGGGATTTCACTTAGGCCCAGAATTGATGTCCGAGCGGTGTTTGTCTCGCTATATATAGCTGGGCGCACGTAAGCCGTCCCCCTCTTATGGGACGGCTTTCTCAGACCTGGTCCCCCCGCACCTTTCAGGTGTCGTTTGACCATGGGTCTATACCTGCGCCCATAACAGGGACTTGGAAATTACAGGGGTTATTATCTATTCCCCCTTGAGTTTCCTATATGTCCCTGGATCTCTCTCCCCTTTGTCCTTGTCCACATTTCTACTAACTAAATATATTTGATTATTTGCTGTGTGTCTTTGGCCTATCGCATTTAGAACTATGCCGTTTGTATATTCAAATGGTTTTGTCTAAAGTTTCATTCTCTATCATATACTCTGTGCTTGGTATTTTTTCCCCAGCAGTTTTTGTAACCCATAATTACTTTCCAGTAAAACGTtttctgcagacatttttcttgtAACCTCCTTTTTGTACTGCCCTCTTCTTTTGCAATAGCCTATTTCCATCCAGCAATTgttttgtctttatttttgtGTCGGGTTGTCACTTGGCAGTTTTCTCCTGCCTTTCCTCGATACTACGACGTATCACACGCCGTGACTCCGCCCCTCTGGGCGGCGCTGTTATGGTTCTGTTTCTATGATCGGCGTCTCTTTGCCCCgctcggccacgccccccttCTTTTCCTCGATGCTGCGACGTATTATGTGTCGTAACTCCACCCTTTTGGGCGGCGCTGTGTTGCCAGTGTCTCTTCGTCCCGCCTGGCCACGCCCCTTTGTCATGACGCAATTGCGTCTGTCTATCACCATCCCCTCATTACAGTTGGCCTATCATGTCCTGCCTGATCCCTCGGACCACGCCCACTATACTAATGCCCGCCTTGCTGCTTCCCTATAAAAACGTTCAGCCGCCCAGTAATGTCAGACACTGCTGGACGGCAGTGGTACTAGCGGCACGTCCTTGGGCTATATTGAGTGTCCATCCCATGTAAGCAACCTTTTACTCTAGACCTCTCCATTCATTTTTGCCTTCAATCCTCACTCgtgttttgtttttctattttaatgcCTGTTCCTATCTGCCATCCATTGTATTCACAGGCTGGAGCTTTGCTTAGCTCTCTACTGACACCTTTGGCCAAATATAATATTGACACACTTCTGCAAACCTCAGGTATgcagttatttatatatattttagatattTCTTTTTGTAAATGGTTTAGTATTTAACTATATTCATACTCATCCTGTCCCTTATTTATAGACAGGTTTTGTATATTATTACATGTCACTTTGGGACTATAAGGGCTTGAGATCTTGCTATATGCGATTCTGCACCGCCGGCTTCCTTCCTCCTATTTTCCATCCAGAGGAATCTTCTGCGTCCTAACAGTGGTGTCCTTTTTCTGGGATGCGCAGGGTTGATTAAACGCTGTGAGTGGTATGTGTTTTTATCTGCACCTTTTGAtgtatttattgccatttttcatttttgtaatatttgtaacatatgtattttttctgttttttagaaAAGTGGTTCCTATATATGTTGACTACACACATttcggcccctgatgaagggtaatccgaaacgcgtagggccgtgTACGTCTTCATGGATGTTACTTTTTAATGACACCCATCCATGTActgtttttaaacaatttataTGTATAATTTTCATTTTGTATAATTTCTACTTTGTATATTAAAATACTTCATTTTTTGACTACTAtgactactacatatttttgttgcCTTTAAAGCCCCATTTAGGGGGTCTCTCCACATTTTCCTGTTtaccaggggtgttggcaacTTCTGGAAATCACACTGAGATGTTCCATTTATGCTTTCGTATATAGGGTAGTAAATACCCATGAAGGTGGCTTACTCCCATCTTCTATCCCCCGTCTCTTACATCTCTGCTTGATTTCcatctattttgttttttattccctTGGAATAATATTGTAATTTCTCTGTTTTTTGGAATACAATAACTTTGTTGTCATTTTCGTTCATATAATTTCATTACTAATTTTTGCTTTTGGTATCTGGCGATTTTGATACTAGGTGCAGCTTTTGACCCATAGTACTCATCATGTTTCAGGGCAGTGAGTGGGAAGAACTTATGAAAGGTTACTCCACTAACCATCACAAGGGAGAAGCCATACAATCTGAGCTCTCCTCTTTGTGTAACCAACTTGGTAGATTAGTGGAGAAAAAGGCGGCTCTTTTTTGGCACGTTGATAGCTTTGAGAAGTATCTGCGAGAGGATATTAACCCTTACGGGCTCCGTATCCAGATCTTCCCATTGTTAGACAACGTGGACTCTGACTTTCGCAAAAAATGGGAACATAACCTTCAGACATGTTCTGCAAATATGATGAAATTACTCATAGATGAATATAAGATTAGACTTGGGAAGGTTGAAAGAGACATTGATGATATTTATACCAAGCTCCAACCCTTTTTGGCTCTCCCCGCTTTTAAAGAGCATGAAACCAAAATTAAGGGACGTCTAGATGTAATTACTGCCGAAACCCTATATAAGAAAGACAACAAATTTTGGAGGGACAAACGATCCTTCCAAGAGGGTAAAGCCTATAAATGGCAAACAGGCTATTCTATTCAGCAAAACTCCTCTAGGGGAGGTTCTACTTTCATCCCCAAAAAGGGTCAAAAAACTTCATCCAATGCCTCTAACAATGTCCCCCCAGCAAATTCTTCAAGAAACAGGAGCACGAAACCCAAACGAGCTCTATCTGACAAGGATGATAATACCACTAAAAAACGGCTAGTCCAAGAGTCAGGACCTACAAAAGCTCCTATTATTAGTGAGAAATCCAACAAACAAAGCAATTGTCAAGCCCAGACCACCGGCTTGTTTCCGGTGTTCTCGGCTTCACAACAATTGAATACACAATTAACTCTTGAAGGACTAAGACCAACAATTACTGAAACCACTGATATGGGTTTTTTTCCCCAAGTCCTTCCAACATCACAAGGCACGTAGAATCACCATGCGATCCTTCCGATCACCCTGTGTCCAACACAGGCATGGATATTATCAATCTTTCAAACTACCACCTTTCCAATGATGAGAGGACCTTATTGATGAGAGGTCTAACTTTTTGCCCTCAGGCACCCTTAGATACCTTTGAGCTTACAAAGGATATTCatctgtttgctagaaaattgcttctAAAGAGCCTATACtccaaaccaaaaaaagaaatctcCTATGCTAGCATTCAACAACATAAAGATGATCTTGATCTACTCTTATCGCTATGTGATGAGGTGGACCTGGTAGATTCCAGTGGCCTATCGGACCTCGAAGATCTGATGTCCGAATTTACTTCAACTATACCCTCTGAACCACCACGTaacatattaaaaaacaaatctgATAAGTTCCCCCCCCTACAAATGAATTCCAATCTAGCTGCCTTTGTGACCCTCACTACGGCTGAGATTAAGAAACTACATAAGTTTCGGAATGCTGGACGTATGACTTACCAACCTAATGAGGCACTTGAGAAACTAAAAGAATGTCACCAGCTTACTATTAAGCCTGCTGACAAAGGAGGGAACATTGTGATTCAAACCAATGATCAGTACAAGAGTATGTGTCTAAAGATCCTTTCTAACAAGGACTGGTACACTCCCATCCCAAAATCTACTATCATCAAATACGAAACCGAGTTTTATGCTCTGGTGGATGGGGCGTTCTCCCAAGGCGCAATTAACCAAGACACGTGGGAATTTATACGCATTAAATACCCTAAAATACCTACTTTTTACTGTCTACCTAAGGTCCATAAGGACATTGTCAACCCACCAGGGCGACCCATTGTATCTGGCAATGGTGCGCTAACTGAGAATCTCAGTATGTGGGTTGACTCCCACCTCAAACCTTTTGTACTGCACCTCCCATCTTATATAAAGGATACCATCCACCTCTTACAAAAAAATCCAGCATTTCAAAGTATCTCCAGGAGCACTACTGGTAGCGATCGATGTGGAGGCTCTTTATAGCTCAATCCCACATTCTTTGGGATTATCTGCTATGAAGAACATTTTCCTCCCCATTTTTCGGGGAGATCGTAGGCTTGGGGAATTTCTCATTATGTCACTTGAATTTATACTTTATCACGGCGTTTTTTCTTTTgatggctcccacttcctccaggtacagggggttgcgatggggacttcttgtgccccatcgtatgccaacctgtacctgggggagtgggagaagcTATTTTTGACCAGCACCCCTGTACAACCCTTCATTCATCTTGTATCGGGATGGTACCGATACATAGATGATGTTCTTATGATCTGGGAGGGTTCCATTCCAGAGCTTGAGCTGTTCATGACCATCATGAACCGCAATGATTTCAACCTCAAATTCACAATGAATTTTAGTAGCTCTAGAATTGCCTTTCTTGATGTTACCTTGATTAAAGGTCCTGATGGGACCATGTCAACGGGGCTTCACAGAAAACCCACAGCGGGTAACACCATTTTAcacgccaccagtgcccacccttCTCCATTAATAAAATCAATACCTTATAGCCAATACCTGCGCCTTAAGCGAAATTGTTCGACGCAAGAAGATTTCCTTCTAGAGGCGGCAGGATTAAGAGATAGGCTATTACTCAGAGGTTATTCTAAGAAAAACTTAAAAAGATCTTTTCAACGTGCCAATGGGCATTTACGGCCACTCCTTTTGACTAACAAAGAAAAGAAGTCCTCTGATAACAACGAGGGTGTTAGGATAATCACCAAATACCACACCCAACATCAAGTAACTAGAAATATTTTGAAACGGTTTTGGCATTTGCTTTTGATCGATCCCCAATTGGGACCGTTCGTATCAAAGGAACCGTCGATTACGTATCGCCGAGCCCAATCACTTAGGGACCATCTCGTGACAAGCGAGTATAAAGGTACCTTTAGATGTGATCCATGTAAGAGGAAAGGCACCTTCACTTGTGGAGGGTGCTCTATTTGCCGTTATATCAATTCCGATCGGCAAATTGTTCTACCTAATGGTCAGCTCCATAAACCCAGACACTATGCCAATTGCAAAACCTTTGGTGTAGTGTATTTGCTAACTTGCCATTGCAAGAGGTTTTATGTGGGCAAGACCAAACTACCCTTCCACAAACGGGCATCCCGTCATCTGCATGCCATGCGTACGGCCAATCCTGATCTACCCCTCGGGCGTCATATTCTGACTGAACACGATGGACACTTTCTTGGGGTCAAATTTTTGATCCTTGACAGAGTCCATCCTAACCCCAGAGGGGGTGATTGGAACAAAATTCTGTTACAACTCGAAACCCGTTGGATTGCGGAGCTAGAGGCCAACCACCCTCCGGGTCTAAATGAACAGATTAGCTTTAGACCCTTCTTGGAGGGCTTTTCATCTGGGGGGTGTGAGAAAGATTGATATGAGATTAAATTGTTTGGTGTTTTTGCttctttgtattttgtattttgcatTCCATGTTTCTCGTTTTTTTGCTTTCATCTTTGTGCTCATATTGATGATTTATATATTTACTATCATGTCCTTGTATCCCCTGCGCATTCCCATTTTTGGGGATTTCACTTAGGCCCAGAATTGATGTCCGAGCGGTGTTTGTCTCGCTATATATAGCTGGGCGCACGTAAGCCGTCCCCCTCTTATGGGACGG
Proteins encoded in this window:
- the LOC120909161 gene encoding uncharacterized protein LOC120909161, with the translated sequence MSLEFILYHGVFSFDGSHFLQVQGVAMGTSCAPSYANLYLGEWEKLFLTSTPVQPFIHLVSGWYRYIDDVLMIWEGSIPELELFMTIMNRNDFNLKFTMNFSSSRIAFLDVTLIKGPDGTMSTGLHRKPTAGNTILHATSAHPSPLIKSIPYSQYLRLKRNCSTQEDFLLEAAGLRDRLLLRGYSKKNLKRSFQRANGHLRPLLLTNKEKKSSDNNEGVRIITKYHTQHQVTRNILKRFWHLLLIDPQLGPFVSKEPSITYRRAQSLRDHLVTSEYKGTFRCDPCKRKGTFTCGGCSICRYINSDRQIVLPNGQLHKPRHYANCKTFGVVYLLTCHCKRFYVGKTKLPFHKRASRHLHAMRTANPDLPLGRHILTEHDGHFLGVKFLILDRVHPNPRGGDWNKILLQLETRWIAELEANHPPGLNEQISFRPFLEGFSSGGCEKD